The Desulfohalovibrio reitneri genome contains a region encoding:
- a CDS encoding GAK system CofD-like protein, whose product MPQHLRVTRSVTTPDPVKLARYRRVPDLGPRALFFTGGTALRDLSREIISSTHNSIHVMTPFDSGGSSATIRQAFGMLAVGDIRNRLMALADRTLKGNPEIFDLFATRLPTGEANGDLRARLDQLVRGKDPMVAAVPDPMRKIIRSHLGFFRERMPEDFDLRGASIGNLILTGGYFNQRRHIDPVIYLFTKLVEARGTVRPVVNRNAHLAAELEDGSVVVGQHRLTGKEVPPISSPVVRLWATLDPDNPQPADLPIRDKMRRLINSAEIIVYPIGSFYTSLVANLLPRGVGDAIRTTECPKVYVPNVAGDPEMKGLSVAGAVKTLFGYLERGCSAKASRDSLLNFILVDSKNADYGGPLELDRIRRFGVEVIDTTLVSEESVPLLDPHLLIQHLLSLV is encoded by the coding sequence ATGCCGCAACACCTCCGCGTCACCCGCAGCGTCACCACCCCCGATCCGGTCAAGCTGGCCCGCTACCGCCGCGTACCGGACCTTGGGCCGCGCGCCCTGTTCTTCACAGGCGGCACCGCCCTGCGCGACCTGTCGCGGGAAATCATTTCCTCCACCCACAACTCCATCCACGTCATGACCCCCTTCGACTCCGGGGGAAGCTCCGCCACCATCCGGCAAGCCTTCGGCATGCTGGCCGTGGGCGACATCCGCAACCGCCTCATGGCCCTGGCCGACCGCACCCTCAAGGGCAACCCGGAAATCTTCGATCTCTTCGCCACCCGCCTGCCCACTGGCGAGGCCAACGGCGACCTGCGCGCCAGGCTGGACCAGCTGGTGCGCGGCAAGGACCCCATGGTGGCGGCCGTGCCCGACCCCATGCGCAAGATCATCCGTTCGCACCTCGGCTTCTTCCGCGAGCGCATGCCAGAGGACTTCGACCTGCGCGGCGCCTCCATCGGCAACCTCATCCTCACCGGCGGCTACTTCAACCAGCGCCGCCACATCGACCCCGTGATCTACCTCTTCACCAAGCTGGTTGAAGCCCGGGGCACGGTGCGTCCGGTGGTCAACCGCAACGCCCACCTGGCGGCCGAACTCGAGGACGGCTCGGTGGTGGTCGGCCAACACCGGCTCACCGGCAAGGAAGTCCCACCCATCTCATCCCCCGTGGTCCGTCTGTGGGCCACGCTGGACCCGGACAACCCCCAGCCCGCCGACCTGCCCATCCGCGACAAGATGCGCCGGCTCATCAATTCGGCGGAAATCATCGTCTACCCCATCGGCTCCTTCTACACCTCCCTGGTGGCCAACCTGCTTCCGCGCGGGGTGGGGGACGCCATCCGCACCACAGAGTGCCCCAAGGTCTACGTGCCCAACGTGGCGGGCGATCCGGAGATGAAGGGCCTGAGCGTGGCCGGAGCGGTGAAGACCCTGTTCGGCTACCTGGAGCGGGGCTGCTCCGCCAAAGCCTCCCGCGATTCCCTGCTGAACTTCATTCTGGTGGACTCCAAAAACGCCGACTACGGCGGCCCCCTGGAACTGGACAGGATACGCCGCTTCGGAGTGGAGGTCATCGACACCACCCTGGTCTCGGAAGAATCCGTCCCCCTGCTGGACCCCCACCTGCTCATCCAGCATCTGCTCAGCCTAGTCTGA
- a CDS encoding Na(+)/H(+) antiporter subunit D translates to MSASLAPALPMLACGLILPLVAERARNAVMLAVAVLAFGFVHTLAPGTELHLNFLGLQLTPLEVDKLSKVFGYVFTISAFAAFLFAYKLRDLRQHVAALFYIGSALGAVFAGDLVSLYVFWEIMAVSSTVLILARGTSASYGAGLRYVLVHLFGGLLLLAGIAVHYYQTGSIDFAPFQAQTLASWLILVGVLINASAFPFSSWLSDAYPESTITGGVILSAYTTKTAVYVLLSVFAGWEVLIYVGCFMVIYGIIYALLENDMRRILAYSITNQVGFMVTGAGIGTALAINGAAAHAFTHIIYKGLLWMSAGAVLYMTSRSKCTELGGLWKYMPWTMVLGTIGALAISGVPGTSGFTSKTLILQAAVNQHMAWPWLALEIASAGVFLHAGIKFPYFVFFNVDRGLRPPEAPRYMVLAMGLLAFFCIYLGVHPDPLYAILPYDLEPGYTVYKAGKVVGQMQLLLFSALVFFLFLPLLKRTDTIALEVDWFYRKGGRLAYALADKTFNGINAVCARATSAVTGWLARTCTNLPQRIVQAAATPYYALLAPREAESARNQLHKAVQTGFVGVGPTLIAIFLGLALLLALAL, encoded by the coding sequence TGCACACCCTCGCCCCCGGCACGGAGCTGCACCTGAACTTTCTGGGACTGCAGCTGACGCCGCTGGAAGTGGACAAGCTCAGTAAGGTCTTCGGCTACGTTTTCACCATCAGCGCCTTCGCGGCCTTCCTGTTCGCCTACAAGCTGCGTGACCTCCGCCAGCACGTGGCCGCCCTCTTCTACATCGGCTCGGCCCTGGGGGCGGTCTTCGCGGGCGATCTGGTCTCCCTGTACGTCTTCTGGGAAATCATGGCCGTCAGCTCCACCGTGCTCATCCTGGCCCGGGGGACCTCCGCCTCCTACGGCGCGGGGTTGCGCTACGTCCTGGTGCACCTCTTCGGGGGGCTTTTGCTCCTGGCGGGCATCGCCGTGCATTATTACCAGACAGGCTCCATCGACTTCGCCCCCTTCCAGGCACAGACCCTGGCCTCCTGGCTGATCCTGGTGGGCGTGCTCATCAACGCCTCCGCCTTCCCCTTCTCCAGCTGGCTGTCCGACGCCTATCCCGAGTCCACCATCACCGGCGGCGTGATCCTCTCCGCCTACACCACCAAGACGGCCGTCTATGTCCTGCTGTCCGTGTTCGCCGGATGGGAAGTGCTCATCTACGTCGGCTGCTTCATGGTCATTTACGGCATCATCTACGCCCTGCTGGAAAACGACATGCGCCGCATCCTGGCGTATTCCATCACCAACCAGGTGGGCTTCATGGTCACAGGCGCGGGCATCGGCACCGCCCTGGCCATCAACGGCGCCGCGGCCCACGCCTTCACCCACATCATCTACAAGGGCCTGCTGTGGATGAGCGCGGGCGCCGTGCTGTACATGACCAGCCGCAGCAAGTGCACCGAGCTGGGCGGGCTGTGGAAGTACATGCCCTGGACCATGGTGCTGGGCACCATCGGCGCGCTGGCCATCTCCGGCGTCCCGGGCACCAGCGGCTTCACCAGCAAGACCCTCATCCTGCAGGCGGCGGTGAACCAACACATGGCCTGGCCCTGGCTGGCGCTGGAGATCGCCTCGGCCGGCGTCTTCCTGCACGCGGGAATCAAGTTCCCCTACTTCGTATTCTTCAACGTGGACAGGGGCCTGCGGCCGCCCGAGGCGCCGCGCTACATGGTCCTGGCCATGGGGCTTTTGGCCTTCTTCTGCATCTACCTGGGCGTGCACCCCGATCCCCTGTACGCCATCCTCCCCTACGACCTGGAACCAGGGTACACGGTGTACAAGGCCGGCAAGGTGGTTGGGCAGATGCAGCTGCTGCTGTTCTCGGCCCTGGTCTTCTTCCTCTTCCTGCCGCTTCTCAAGCGCACCGACACCATCGCCCTGGAGGTGGACTGGTTCTACCGCAAGGGCGGCAGGCTGGCCTACGCCCTGGCCGACAAGACGTTCAACGGCATCAACGCCGTCTGCGCGCGGGCCACGTCGGCCGTCACAGGATGGCTGGCGCGGACGTGCACCAACCTGCCCCAGAGGATCGTCCAGGCGGCCGCCACCCCCTACTACGCCCTCCTGGCCCCCCGGGAGGCCGAATCCGCCAGGAACCAGTTGCACAAGGCTGTTCAGACCGGGTTCGTCGGGGTTGGCCCCACCCTCATCGCAATCTTCCTTGGACTCGCGCTTTTGCTTGCATTGGCGCTGTAA
- a CDS encoding Crp/Fnr family transcriptional regulator, which translates to MNAVLDPKRFRLLEGLPQNVVDALNGMATVTSYKEGDLVMAQGEPADTFFFHIRGKAKLEDAVDDEFKVTLGDVRTGYCYGWSSLVEGGRYQTNVICSDECQVAEVKGTDLLALLSEHQDAGYRFMANLNQLLMDRLKLRTSQLVKVLETHPDLEKIQS; encoded by the coding sequence ATGAATGCTGTACTTGACCCCAAGCGCTTCCGCCTGCTGGAAGGTCTGCCCCAGAACGTCGTGGACGCCCTGAACGGGATGGCCACGGTCACGAGCTACAAAGAGGGCGACCTCGTCATGGCCCAGGGCGAGCCCGCGGACACCTTCTTCTTCCACATCCGGGGCAAGGCCAAGCTGGAGGACGCGGTCGACGATGAATTCAAAGTCACCCTCGGCGACGTCCGCACCGGCTACTGCTACGGCTGGTCCTCCCTGGTCGAGGGCGGCCGGTACCAGACGAACGTGATCTGCAGCGACGAGTGCCAGGTCGCCGAAGTCAAGGGAACCGACCTGCTGGCCCTGCTGTCCGAGCACCAGGACGCGGGCTATCGGTTCATGGCCAACCTCAACCAGCTGCTCATGGACAGGCTCAAGCTTCGCACCAGCCAACTGGTGAAAGTCCTGGAGACCCATCCCGATCTGGAGAAAATCCAGAGCTAG
- the hcp gene encoding hydroxylamine reductase has translation MFCYQCEQAAKGEGCTKVGVCGKQPDVSDLQDLTAYCMRGLALVALRGRETGNTIKEADEWVVKNLFATLTNVNFDPDYFMEQINEICRFRDELKAQIENTGNELNLPEGPATFMPATDHDGLVAQAQDKGLTNYPTDDDDVRSLMHTVLFGLKGVCAYADHAQILGHKDADLYEFVYRALAAGYDGKERTLEDWVNLALEVGKYNLRAMELLDAANTSTYGHPVPTQVPLGHRKNKCILVSGHDLRDLDLILEQTKDLGIDVYTHGEMIPTHGYPELKKHPHFYGHFGTAWQNQQREFRDFPGPIVMTTNCLQRPPEEYADRLFTTGLVGWPDIKHIPEGPGGEGDKDFSPVVEMAQQLEGFTDDVDKGEVTVGFGHNAVMGVADKIIEAVKAGNIRHFFLVGGCDGAKPGRNYYTEFVEKAPKDTVILTLACGKFRFFDKDLGDIGGLPRLIDMGQCNDAYSAIQVALALSQALDTEVNDLPLSMILSWYEQKAVAILLTLLHLGIKDIRLGPSLPAFLTPNVLDHLVQNYDIKPISTPEEDLEACLA, from the coding sequence ATGTTCTGCTACCAGTGCGAGCAAGCGGCCAAAGGCGAGGGATGCACCAAAGTGGGAGTGTGCGGCAAGCAGCCGGATGTCTCCGACCTGCAGGACCTGACCGCCTACTGCATGCGCGGCCTGGCCTTGGTGGCTCTGCGCGGCCGCGAGACCGGCAACACCATCAAGGAAGCGGACGAGTGGGTGGTCAAGAACCTCTTCGCCACCCTGACCAATGTCAACTTCGACCCAGACTATTTCATGGAGCAGATCAACGAGATCTGCCGTTTCCGCGACGAGCTCAAGGCCCAGATCGAGAACACGGGCAACGAGTTGAACCTGCCCGAGGGGCCGGCCACCTTCATGCCGGCGACCGACCACGACGGCTTGGTGGCCCAGGCCCAGGACAAGGGGCTGACCAACTACCCCACCGATGACGACGATGTCCGCTCCCTGATGCATACCGTCCTCTTCGGCCTCAAGGGCGTCTGCGCCTACGCCGACCACGCCCAGATCCTGGGCCACAAGGACGCCGATCTGTACGAATTCGTCTACCGCGCCCTGGCCGCCGGGTACGATGGCAAAGAGCGCACCCTGGAGGACTGGGTGAACCTGGCCCTGGAGGTGGGCAAGTACAACCTGCGCGCCATGGAGCTATTGGACGCGGCCAACACCTCCACATACGGCCACCCCGTTCCCACCCAGGTCCCCCTGGGACACCGCAAGAACAAGTGCATCCTCGTCTCCGGCCACGACCTGCGGGACCTGGATCTCATCCTGGAGCAAACCAAGGACCTGGGCATCGACGTCTACACACACGGCGAAATGATCCCCACACACGGCTACCCCGAACTGAAGAAACACCCCCACTTCTACGGCCACTTCGGCACCGCCTGGCAAAACCAGCAGCGGGAGTTCCGCGACTTCCCCGGCCCCATCGTCATGACCACCAACTGCCTGCAGCGCCCGCCCGAAGAGTACGCCGACCGCCTCTTCACCACCGGCTTGGTGGGCTGGCCGGACATCAAGCACATCCCGGAAGGCCCCGGCGGGGAAGGCGACAAGGACTTCTCCCCTGTGGTGGAGATGGCCCAGCAACTCGAAGGCTTCACCGACGATGTGGACAAGGGCGAGGTCACCGTGGGCTTCGGCCACAACGCCGTCATGGGCGTGGCCGACAAGATCATCGAAGCTGTCAAGGCCGGAAACATCCGCCACTTCTTCCTGGTGGGCGGCTGCGACGGCGCCAAACCGGGCCGCAACTACTACACCGAATTCGTGGAAAAGGCCCCCAAGGACACCGTCATCCTCACCCTGGCCTGCGGCAAGTTCCGCTTCTTCGACAAGGACCTCGGCGACATCGGCGGGCTGCCCCGGCTCATCGACATGGGCCAGTGCAACGACGCCTACTCCGCCATCCAGGTGGCCTTGGCCCTCTCCCAGGCACTGGACACCGAGGTCAACGACCTCCCCCTGTCCATGATCCTCTCCTGGTACGAGCAAAAGGCCGTGGCCATCCTGCTCACCCTGCTGCACCTGGGCATCAAGGACATCCGGCTGGGACCCTCCCTGCCCGCCTTCCTCACGCCCAATGTCCTGGACCACCTCGTCCAGAACTACGACATCAAGCCCATCTCCACACCCGAGGAAGACCTCGAAGCCTGCCTGGCTTAA